GGTGCAGAAGCCGCAATGCACGCATTTGCGCAGGATCGCGTCGGCTTCGTCGCCGTCGGGAGTGTTGCGAATGAAGTCCGCGAGGTTCGTCTGCATCGCCGCGTGTGGGTGAGATCAGAAGTCGGAATAGAGCCGGCCGCGGTTGAAGATGCGCGCCGGGTCGAAGGCCGCCTTGAGGCCGCGATGAATCTTCATGAGCGGCGCGGGCAGCGGGGTGAACACGCCCGCGCTGCGGTCGTAGTCGCGGCCCGTGCGGAAGATCGTGGCGTGGCCGCCCGCCTGCTTCGCGCTGATGCGTACCGTTTGCGCGTCGGTTTCGGTGATCCACCAGCGTTGCGCGCCACCCCATTCCATCAGTTGCGCGCCAGGCAGTTGCAAAGGCTCCGCGATCGACGGCAGCGCGAGACGCCAGAGCGCCGCATCGGGCGCGATCGCCGCGAAAAACGGATCGGTCTGCTCGCGCAGGCCGGCCCAGAAACGCTCGGCCTCGACCGCATCGACCACCTCGCCGCCCAGCGAGGTGCGCGCCGACTTCACGGCGGCTTCCGCGCCTGCGAGCCGCACGGCCAGCGTGCCGTTGCGCCAGGCGCTCGCCGTCATCGGCAGCGGGCGGCCGCCCCATTCGTTGAGCTTGCGCACGGCGTCGGTGCCGTTCATGTCGAACTTGAGCGTGGCCTCGGCCTGCGGCACGGGCAGTACTTTCACGGAGAGTTCGAGCATCAGGCCGAGCGTGCCGAGCGAGCCCGCCATGAGCCGCGAGACGTCGTAGCCCGCCACGTTCTTCACCACCTGGCCGCCAAAGTGCAGCACCTCGCCGCGCCCGTTCATCACGACCGCGCCGAGCACGAAGTCGCGCGGCGCGCCGGCGCTCGCCCGGCGCGGTCCCGCAATGCCCGCCGCAACGCAGCCGCCGAGCGTGGCCTGCGCGCCGAAGTGCGGCGGCTCGAATGGCAGCATCTGGTCGTGCGCCGCGAGCGTGGCCTCGATGGCCGCAAGCGGCGTACCGGCGCGTGCCGTGATGACGAGTTCGGCGGGGTCGTACGCGATGATGCCGCGGTGCGCGCGCGTGTCGAGAATCTCGCCTTCGAGCGCCTGGCCGTACCAGTCCTTGGTGCCGCCGCCGCGTATGCGCAGCGGCCGGCCTTCGGCGCTGGCGATGCGGATGCGTTCGGACCAGTCCGAGACGATGTCGTCCTCTTCCATGTCGTGCGGTTCGCGCCTGTTCTTGTTCGGGTTCGTTCCGGGGTTCGTTCGATTGTACTGAGCGAGCCCGCGCCGACAACCCCGCACGGACCCGCATGCGCTTCACGCGAAACGCATAGCGGGCGGAGCGTCGCCCGCGCAAAGGCGCGGCGGCTCAGGGAATGGCGGCGAGAGGCAGCGCGGCGAGAGGCATCGCGGCAAGAGCCGCCGAACGCGCGTCTAGAAGCGCGGCAGCTCGGGATGCGGCAGCAGATTGCCGCGCACGTGCATGCGCCCGTACTCGGCGCAGCGCGCGCGCGTGGGGATGCCCTTGTCGGGATTGAGCAGCGCGGCCGGATCGAACGCGCGCTTGACGGCATGGAACGCGTCGCGCTCCTGCGGCGAGAACTGCACGCACATCGAATTGATCTTTTCGATGCCCACGCCGTGCTCGCCCGTGACCGTGCCGCCCAGTTCGACGCAGGTTTCGAGGATGTCGGAGCCGAATGCCTCGGCGCGGTGCCATTCGTCGAGATCGTTGCCGTTGAAGAGAATCAGCGGATGCATGTTGCCGTCGCCGGCATGGAACACGTTGATGCAGCGCAGCCCGTATTGCGCCTCCATTTCATGGATGCGCGCGAGCAGCGGCCCGATCGCGCGGCGCGGCACGGTGCCGTCCATGCAGTAGTAGTCGGGGGAGATGCGGCCCGCCGCCGGGAACGCGTTCTTGCGGCCCGACCAGAAACGCAGGCGCTCTTCCTCGCTGCGCGAAATGGCAATGCGGGT
The Paraburkholderia acidisoli genome window above contains:
- the glcE gene encoding glycolate oxidase subunit GlcE yields the protein MEEDDIVSDWSERIRIASAEGRPLRIRGGGTKDWYGQALEGEILDTRAHRGIIAYDPAELVITARAGTPLAAIEATLAAHDQMLPFEPPHFGAQATLGGCVAAGIAGPRRASAGAPRDFVLGAVVMNGRGEVLHFGGQVVKNVAGYDVSRLMAGSLGTLGLMLELSVKVLPVPQAEATLKFDMNGTDAVRKLNEWGGRPLPMTASAWRNGTLAVRLAGAEAAVKSARTSLGGEVVDAVEAERFWAGLREQTDPFFAAIAPDAALWRLALPSIAEPLQLPGAQLMEWGGAQRWWITETDAQTVRISAKQAGGHATIFRTGRDYDRSAGVFTPLPAPLMKIHRGLKAAFDPARIFNRGRLYSDF